The following proteins are encoded in a genomic region of Jaculus jaculus isolate mJacJac1 chromosome 13, mJacJac1.mat.Y.cur, whole genome shotgun sequence:
- the Brix1 gene encoding ribosome biogenesis protein BRX1 homolog — MAAAKRKRRGVPATAAKKLKRILKDAGQPAKSPAVAGDVEEEEKDRIPGPVCKGKWKNKERILIFSSRGISFRTRHLMQDLRMLMPHSKADTKMDRKDKLFVINEVCEMKNCNKCIYFEAKKKQDLYMWLSNSPHGPSAKFLVQNIHTLAELKMTGNCLKGSRPLLSFDPAFDELPHYTLLKELLIQIFSTPRYHPKSQPFVDHVFTFTILDNRIWFRNFQIIEEDAALVEIGPRFVLNLIKIFQGSFGGPTLYENPHYQSPNTHRRIIRSITAAKYREKQQVKDVQKLRKKEPKTVLPHDPTADVFVTPAEEKPVEIQWVKPEPKVDLKARKKRIYKRQRKIKQKMNSGNTK; from the exons ATGGCGGCGGCCAAGCGGAAGCGGCGTGGTGTCCCAGCCACAGCGGCCAAGAAGCTGAAAAGGATCCTCAAAGATGCCGGGCAGCCTGCTAAATCCCCCGCCGTGGCAGGAGAtgtggaagaagaagagaaagaccgTATCCCAGGCCCCGTTTGCAAG GGCAAGTGGAAAAATAAGGAGCGAATCCTCATATTTTCTTCCAGAGGAATCAGTTTCAGAACAAGACATTTAATGCAAGACTTAAGAATGTTGATGCCTCATTCTAAAGCAG aTACCAAAATGGATCGTAAAGATAAATTATTTGTGATTAATGAG GTGTGCGAAATGAAAAACTGCAACAAATGCATCTATTTTGAAGCCAAGAAAAAACAGGATCTCTATATGTG GCTTTCAAATTCGCCTCATGGACCATCTGCCAAATTCCTTGTCCAAAATA TTCACACCTTAGCTGAACTAAAGATGACTGGAAACTGTTTGAAAGGTTCTCGTCCCCTTTTGTCGTTTGACCCT gcgTTTGATGAATTGCCACATTATACTTTGTTAAAAGAACTCTTAATTCAG atTTTTAGTACACCACGGTATCATCCCAAAAGCCAGCCATTTGTGGATCATGTCTTTACTTTCACCATTTTGGATAATAGGATATGGTTTCGGAACTTTCAG ATCATAGAAGAAGATGCTGCTCTTGTAGAAATAGGACCTCGGTTTGTCTTAAATCTCATCAAGATTTTTCAGGGAAGTTTTGGAGGACCAACTTTATATGAAAATCCCCACTACCAGTCACCAAACACG CATCGACGCATCATAAGATCCATCACAGCTGCAAAATACAGAGAGAAACAGCAAGTGAAAGATGTTCagaaactgagaaagaaagaaccaaagaCTGTTCTTCCACATGATCCAACTGCTGATGTTTTTGTTACACCAGCTGAGGAAAAGCCAGTAGAAATACAGTGGGTAAAACCAGAGCCAAAAGTAGatttgaaagcaagaaagaaaaggatttacaaaaggcaaaggaaaataaaacagaagatgaACAGTGGGAATACAAAATGA